A section of the Nitrososphaerota archaeon genome encodes:
- a CDS encoding amylo-alpha-1,6-glucosidase, which translates to MDTDHVTIIEESVFAVSSRAGNIRSRTVEGLYAHDTRFLSNFGLALEGLTLEPVGANQLDHSMATFYASSRRTRKLPSSAFSVIRDRYVSNGLYEDIYIMNHTTKTSSLQVAITCDADFADVFEVRLGPAISKEGKVTIEEREGQDLCLHYQRGEFTRETWVKFSAEPQVHGKTSIFDVTLPPKGVWKTCVTILPVVGVPPKSTGCVQNILGSPFSPYRPREEARIESLRQIVREAPFEYSLPRLETDYHDLRQIYQQALADLRALRLEYLPGYYILAAGVPWFMTLFGRDSTIAAIQTKILGPEFMIGTLYTLASLQADKYDAFREAEPGKIPHEVRKGELSVLEVVPHSSYFGSVDATPLFPVLLWEAYRWTDSVKMLQQLMPAAEKALNWIDQYGDLDGDGFVEYQLRTRNGLRNQGWKDSRDSISFANGKLAPPPIALCEVQGYVYDAKRKMADLYKVLGNTSKADELELQAEDLKRRFNEVFWMPNEKFFAVALDQHKHRVDSITSNPGHCLWSGIIDEVKAPLVVKRLMEPDMFGGWGIRTLSTEMVRYNPLSYHNGSVWPHDNSLIAAGMAQYGFYNEAKTIALSLFEAASTFPRYRLPELFAGYPRREYSFPAPYPAANSPQAWATGAIIYMLEMLLGISPERERTNWEAHINGISIFLNGVRYRTPKQITQQ; encoded by the coding sequence TTGGATACAGACCATGTTACGATAATAGAAGAATCTGTCTTCGCGGTATCAAGCCGTGCCGGGAATATCAGGTCGAGAACCGTTGAAGGACTCTATGCTCACGACACCCGTTTCCTTTCAAACTTCGGACTAGCCTTAGAGGGGCTTACTCTAGAGCCCGTGGGAGCGAATCAGCTTGATCATTCAATGGCCACCTTCTACGCAAGCTCAAGAAGAACAAGAAAACTCCCCTCCTCAGCCTTCAGCGTCATACGTGACCGATACGTAAGCAACGGATTATACGAAGACATCTACATAATGAACCACACCACCAAAACCAGCTCCCTGCAGGTTGCGATAACATGCGACGCTGACTTCGCAGACGTATTCGAAGTGCGTTTAGGCCCCGCGATCAGCAAAGAAGGAAAGGTGACAATTGAGGAAAGAGAAGGCCAAGATCTCTGTCTACACTATCAGAGAGGAGAGTTCACCAGGGAAACTTGGGTGAAGTTCTCAGCAGAGCCACAGGTGCATGGTAAAACCTCAATCTTCGACGTAACTCTCCCCCCAAAAGGGGTTTGGAAGACCTGCGTAACCATCCTCCCCGTCGTAGGGGTTCCGCCTAAATCGACGGGTTGCGTGCAGAACATCTTAGGCTCCCCATTCAGCCCCTACAGGCCGCGTGAAGAAGCCAGAATAGAATCGCTTAGACAAATTGTTCGGGAAGCACCGTTCGAATACAGTTTACCAAGGCTGGAGACGGACTATCATGATCTCCGCCAAATCTACCAGCAGGCTTTAGCAGATCTCAGGGCCCTCAGGCTCGAATACCTTCCCGGCTACTACATTTTGGCCGCTGGTGTCCCGTGGTTCATGACACTCTTCGGCCGAGACTCCACCATCGCAGCGATACAGACAAAAATACTCGGACCCGAATTCATGATCGGCACCCTGTACACGCTTGCAAGTCTTCAGGCAGACAAGTACGATGCTTTCCGTGAAGCTGAACCCGGCAAGATTCCTCACGAAGTACGCAAAGGAGAGTTATCTGTCCTCGAGGTTGTTCCGCACTCCAGCTACTTCGGCAGCGTAGATGCTACCCCTCTCTTCCCAGTACTGCTCTGGGAAGCATACCGGTGGACAGATAGCGTAAAGATGCTTCAACAGCTAATGCCTGCTGCAGAGAAAGCCCTCAACTGGATCGATCAGTACGGAGATTTGGATGGCGACGGCTTCGTAGAGTATCAGCTCAGAACAAGGAACGGGTTGAGAAATCAGGGATGGAAAGATTCAAGAGATTCGATATCATTCGCCAACGGGAAGCTCGCGCCGCCACCTATAGCTCTATGCGAGGTTCAAGGCTACGTTTACGACGCTAAACGCAAGATGGCTGACCTATACAAAGTTCTAGGAAACACTAGCAAAGCAGACGAACTGGAGCTTCAAGCTGAGGATCTAAAGAGGAGATTCAATGAAGTCTTCTGGATGCCGAATGAGAAGTTCTTCGCTGTGGCGCTGGATCAGCATAAACACAGGGTGGACAGCATCACCTCCAACCCCGGTCACTGCCTCTGGAGCGGCATCATCGACGAAGTAAAGGCTCCTCTAGTGGTGAAACGGCTGATGGAACCGGATATGTTCGGAGGCTGGGGCATAAGAACACTCTCAACAGAAATGGTGCGGTACAACCCTCTCTCATACCATAACGGAAGCGTTTGGCCGCATGACAACTCCCTGATAGCAGCAGGCATGGCTCAATACGGCTTCTACAACGAGGCGAAGACAATCGCGCTATCACTCTTCGAGGCTGCCTCAACATTCCCACGATACCGCCTGCCAGAACTGTTCGCAGGCTACCCTAGACGTGAATACTCCTTCCCAGCACCGTATCCTGCAGCCAACTCCCCACAAGCATGGGCCACTGGAGCAATAATCTACATGCTTGAAATGCTCCTCGGCATCTCGCCTG